In Pseudonocardia sp. C8, one genomic interval encodes:
- a CDS encoding (Fe-S)-binding protein, with protein MPRVGLMITCLNDALFPDTGRAVVTLLRRLGVDVEFPAAQTCCGQPMVNTGYLDDAVPLVRNHLDAFDGCDAIVTPSGSCAGSVRHQHHLVARRSGDPGLVRGVEQAPPTYELTEYLVDVLGVTDVGAYFPHRVTYHPTCHSLRMLGVRDRPVRLLRAVRGLTLLELPGASECCGFGGTFAVKNAETSIAMGNDKAHHVRSTGAEVLVAGDNSCLMHISGLLSRQRSGVRVMHLAEVLAATEPVISGRAERAAGPHSVGSATPDARTAVTPEAVTR; from the coding sequence ATGCCCCGCGTCGGCCTGATGATCACCTGTCTCAACGACGCCCTGTTCCCGGACACCGGCCGGGCCGTGGTCACCCTGCTGCGCCGGCTCGGCGTCGACGTCGAGTTCCCCGCCGCGCAGACCTGCTGCGGGCAGCCGATGGTCAACACCGGGTACCTGGACGACGCGGTGCCGCTGGTCCGCAACCATCTCGACGCGTTCGACGGGTGCGACGCGATCGTCACGCCGTCCGGGTCGTGCGCCGGGTCGGTGCGCCACCAGCACCACCTGGTCGCCCGCCGCTCGGGCGACCCGGGTCTGGTCCGCGGCGTCGAGCAGGCGCCGCCGACCTACGAGCTGACCGAGTACCTCGTCGACGTGCTGGGGGTGACCGACGTGGGCGCGTACTTCCCGCACCGGGTCACCTACCACCCGACCTGCCACTCGCTGCGGATGCTCGGGGTCCGTGACCGGCCGGTGCGGCTGCTGCGCGCGGTGCGCGGCCTGACCCTGCTCGAGCTGCCGGGCGCGAGCGAGTGCTGCGGGTTCGGTGGCACGTTCGCGGTGAAGAACGCCGAGACCTCGATCGCGATGGGCAACGACAAGGCCCACCACGTCCGCTCCACCGGCGCGGAGGTGCTCGTCGCCGGCGACAACTCGTGCCTGATGCACATCAGCGGGCTGCTGTCCCGGCAGCGCTCCGGAGTCCGGGTGATGCACCTGGCCGAGGTCCTCGCCGCCACCGAGCCGGTGATCTCCGGCCGCGCCGAGCGGGCCGCGGGCCCGCACAGCGTCGGCAGCGCCACCCCCGATGCCCGGACCGCCGTGACACCCGAGGCGGTGACCCGATGA